One window from the genome of Synechococcus sp. PROS-7-1 encodes:
- a CDS encoding DUF1499 domain-containing protein, which produces MPSFALFALPLVLALFHLVGPVPEDLGVHGGHLSPCPGPAHCARVDWAVSDSGAALDSLTTLIESTPQAEVIDQKDGYLHATFSSRIFGFVDDLELNAAAPELLEARSVSRLGDSDLGVNGQRLQTLAQALENQGFNQP; this is translated from the coding sequence ATGCCCTCGTTCGCTCTCTTCGCCCTCCCCCTGGTTCTCGCCCTGTTTCATCTCGTTGGCCCTGTCCCCGAGGATCTGGGAGTGCATGGCGGTCACCTCAGCCCCTGCCCCGGGCCCGCTCACTGCGCACGGGTTGACTGGGCTGTTTCGGATTCCGGCGCAGCATTGGACAGCCTCACCACACTGATCGAATCAACACCGCAGGCGGAAGTGATCGATCAGAAAGATGGCTACCTCCATGCCACCTTCAGCAGCCGCATCTTCGGCTTTGTCGATGATCTAGAGCTCAATGCAGCCGCCCCCGAACTGCTCGAAGCCCGATCTGTTTCACGCTTGGGTGACTCCGACCTTGGAGTGAATGGTCAGCGGCTGCAGACCCTGGCCCAGGCGTTGGAGAATCAAGGCTTCAACCAACCTTGA
- a CDS encoding bestrophin family ion channel, whose amino-acid sequence MIDLGDYGHPPSTRRRDYSLVLLQLMKRMRLELLLLLTISVLIESNVIPGGWTADGDVVRILGIAASIFIGFRNTQAIGRWWEARKLWGSIVNVSRSWADTLRAHLSSERINRKQERQLLQLQVALVWQLNFQLRNFWHRELRELQGQLLDGLKLPRSSSLRQLGLQRAEWIRDLHRQGQIDSFGRLQLMQVANACTDAIGGLERIRNTPLPASYDVFVRLLTWLFGLLLLLYFHDLGPESRIPISGVLIVLLFLMAERIGAYVEGPFDADGSSFSLPLDSICLTISRDLLDGDTDHVQHLNSKDPVRWT is encoded by the coding sequence ATGATTGATCTCGGGGACTACGGCCATCCGCCCAGCACGCGGCGTCGGGACTATTCCCTGGTGCTGCTGCAGCTGATGAAACGCATGCGGCTGGAGTTGCTGCTGCTGCTCACAATTTCGGTGCTGATCGAAAGCAACGTGATTCCCGGAGGCTGGACAGCCGATGGCGATGTCGTGAGAATTCTCGGAATCGCAGCCTCGATCTTCATTGGCTTTCGCAACACCCAGGCCATCGGGCGCTGGTGGGAGGCGAGGAAACTGTGGGGATCAATCGTGAATGTGAGCCGGAGCTGGGCCGACACCCTCCGTGCACACCTGAGCAGCGAACGCATCAACCGCAAACAGGAGCGTCAGCTTCTGCAGTTGCAGGTGGCTCTGGTATGGCAGCTGAATTTCCAGCTGCGTAACTTCTGGCACCGGGAGCTCAGGGAGCTGCAAGGGCAACTTCTCGACGGCCTCAAGCTGCCCCGCAGCAGCAGCCTGCGCCAGCTCGGTCTGCAGCGGGCCGAGTGGATCCGCGACCTGCATCGCCAGGGGCAGATCGACAGTTTCGGACGCTTGCAGCTGATGCAAGTGGCCAATGCCTGCACCGATGCCATCGGCGGATTGGAACGGATCCGCAACACGCCGCTGCCCGCGTCTTACGACGTCTTCGTGCGCTTGCTCACCTGGCTGTTCGGACTGCTTCTGCTCCTGTACTTTCACGACCTCGGGCCCGAGTCGCGAATCCCGATCAGTGGAGTGTTGATCGTGCTGCTGTTTCTGATGGCGGAACGCATCGGCGCCTACGTCGAGGGTCCCTTCGACGCTGACGGCAGCAGCTTCTCTCTCCCGCTCGACAGCATCTGCCTCACGATCAGCCGCGATCTTCTCGATGGTGACACTGACCATGTGCAGCATCTGAACTCCAAGGATCCAGTGCGCTGGACCTGA
- a CDS encoding Rieske 2Fe-2S domain-containing protein: MHASWTEQWWPVAYLRDLDSGRPQRFTLLERDLVLWWDAASSDWCAFDDVCPHRLVPLSEGRINASGELECPYHGWSFNGEGRCTRIPQMGEGGSPSGRRSSCTSLPTCSAQGLLFVWTGDPATAGANDPPLVPLLQEEGDGWADGWIVQDTFRDLPMDALTLLENVLDVSHVPFTHHKTVGNRENAAPVLAVIQSEGDSGFEALWEEGPRRGRLGSQFTHFRAPQLMWHDLDAKGFARILTVVYAVPIRRGECRLFARFPFQFKSALPRVFVGLRPRWLQHIGNHKVLEDDQVFLHWQERVLEAAGGSAAAESAFFLPTEADVYVAALHRWINSHGGEPFAGQSLPPRQGMASLMDRYNSHTVHCRSCSTALRWIRRGQPWCWVVLWTAAVLIGVGQLGWLSACGALLAVLAVVLLQRLRRWERGLTVGDGLAPRNYGN; this comes from the coding sequence ATGCATGCCAGCTGGACGGAGCAGTGGTGGCCGGTTGCCTATCTGCGCGATCTCGATTCTGGACGACCGCAGCGTTTCACGCTCCTCGAGCGGGATCTCGTTCTGTGGTGGGATGCCGCGTCCAGCGACTGGTGTGCCTTTGATGACGTCTGTCCCCATCGGTTGGTGCCTCTAAGTGAGGGGCGCATCAATGCGTCCGGGGAGCTGGAGTGTCCTTATCACGGCTGGAGTTTCAATGGAGAAGGCCGTTGCACGCGCATCCCTCAGATGGGCGAGGGTGGAAGCCCATCGGGGCGTCGGTCCAGCTGCACCAGCCTCCCCACATGTTCAGCACAGGGACTGCTGTTCGTGTGGACTGGCGATCCGGCGACTGCTGGGGCCAACGATCCGCCGCTTGTCCCTTTGCTCCAGGAAGAGGGAGATGGATGGGCTGACGGGTGGATCGTGCAGGACACGTTCCGAGACCTGCCCATGGATGCGCTCACCCTGCTCGAGAATGTGCTGGATGTGAGTCATGTGCCGTTCACACATCACAAAACTGTCGGCAACCGTGAGAACGCTGCACCTGTGTTGGCGGTGATTCAGTCGGAGGGCGATTCGGGATTTGAAGCTCTGTGGGAAGAGGGTCCCCGCAGGGGGCGGCTGGGCTCCCAGTTCACCCATTTCCGCGCTCCTCAGTTGATGTGGCATGACCTGGATGCCAAGGGGTTCGCGCGGATTCTCACCGTGGTCTATGCCGTGCCGATTCGCCGCGGTGAGTGTCGACTTTTCGCCCGGTTCCCATTTCAGTTCAAGTCCGCGTTGCCCAGGGTGTTTGTGGGTCTGCGACCCCGATGGCTGCAACACATCGGCAACCACAAAGTTCTGGAAGACGACCAGGTGTTTCTGCATTGGCAGGAGCGGGTGCTGGAGGCTGCCGGTGGTAGCGCTGCCGCCGAGAGTGCTTTTTTCCTGCCAACGGAGGCGGATGTGTACGTGGCTGCGTTGCATCGCTGGATCAACAGCCACGGCGGAGAGCCCTTCGCAGGCCAGTCGCTACCGCCAAGACAGGGGATGGCCTCGCTCATGGACCGCTACAACAGCCATACGGTGCATTGCCGCAGTTGTTCGACCGCTCTGCGCTGGATTCGTCGGGGGCAGCCCTGGTGTTGGGTTGTCCTTTGGACTGCGGCGGTGTTGATCGGTGTTGGCCAGTTGGGCTGGTTGAGCGCTTGTGGAGCGCTGCTGGCCGTTCTCGCTGTTGTTCTGCTTCAGCGTCTGCGGCGTTGGGAACGGGGGTTGACGGTCGGCGACGGACTGGCGCCGCGTAATTATGGGAATTGA